The following is a genomic window from bacterium.
CGGCGTGAGATGCATGTGCCATTAGGTGGGCCGGATGGTGGGGACGGCGGGCGCGGCGGTAGTATTGTTATTGTTGCCGACCGCAACATGACCACTCTACTTGACTTCCACTATAACATTCGTTATCGAGCTGATAACGGTGTTGATGGTGAAGGTGGGTTAAAGTCCGGTAAGAATGCTCAAAACCTAATATTAAGAGTACCGCTGGGCACTGTTGTGCAGGATGCTGAAACTGGAGCGAAAATTGTCGATTTGACCTTGCCTGGTCAAGAGTTTGTGATTGCCAAGGGCGGGGTCGGCGGATTTGGAAATGTCCGTTATAAAAGCCCTTCTCGACAAGCCCCGCGAATTGCTCAAAAAGGGGAACCGGGTGAGACTCGAAAGCTTAAGCTTCTGCTTAAGTTAATTGCGGATGTGGGCATTATTGGGTATCCAAACGCAGGCAAATCGACACTAATTAGCCGCGCTTCTGCTGCTAAACCAAAAATTGCTGATTAGCCCTTTACCTCTCTTGTACCTAATCTAGGTCTGGTGCGGGTTGGTGATAATTCATTCGTAATGGCTGATATGCCGGGGTTAATCGAAGGGGCGCATCAGGGGGTTGGATTAGGTGATCGTTTCCTGCGTCACATCGAGCGCACACGAATTCTATTGCACATGATTGATATGTCTCCCATGCAGCTTCTTGACCCCGTGCAAGCGTTTGATAATATCAATCGCGAGCTTGAGCTTTACAGCGATGCTCTCGGGCAAAAGCCAATGGTGGTTGCCCTTAATAAAATTGATACTCTTCATGATAAAAGCACATTGTTCGAGACCCAGGAAATACTTGAGTCGCGGGGTTTAAAAGTGTTCGCGGTCTCAGCAGCTTCCGGACATGGGATTGAACCGTTGCTCTTCTATCTCGATGAGATGCTCAAGACACTACCGCTTGCTGTTGATACGGAAGAAGCGATTGAAGTAATAACCGCAAAGCGTACCGTCGCCAGTCAATGGAGCGTGAAAGAGGTAGAACCTCATGTCTTTCTGGTTGAAGGCAAAGGTATCGAGCGGATGGTGGCAATGACTGATATGTCAAACGAAGAAGCCGTCTTGTATTTACACAAAAGGCTTGATAAACTAGGGGTTATCGAAGCGCTTTCAAATGCAGGTATCGGAGAAGGGGACACGGTGCGTATCGGTGGGACTGAGTTCAATTTTGTGGAGGGGTTATGATTCGGTTGGGATTGCAGGGAGGAACATTTGATCCCATCCACTTTGGTCACCTGCGCTTAGCTGAGGAAGCTCGTCAAACCTTTGGATTAGACAAGATCATTTTCATTCCTGCCCGCATCTCTCCACTTAAACGGGATGAGCATCCGGTCGATGTGGAAGAGCGAGTCCTTATGACTAAATTGGCGATAGCGGGTAATCCTTTCTATGAATTATCCCGCATCGAAGTTGACCGAGAAGGTCCTTCCTTTACGGTTGATACCTTGCAAGCGCTTCATGCGCTTCATCCACACTCAGAGTTATTTTTTATGATGGGAGCCGATGCGGCGATACAGCTTCCGAACTGGCGCGAGCCGGAAACGATATTGAAATTAGCTAAAGTGGTTGTGAGTAGGCGTCCGGGTGTGAGTAGGGTTGACCTCGAACGACAACTACCGAAAAGCTATCTATCACAAATAGAATGGCTGGATATGCTGCCAATCGATATCTCAAGCAGCGCGATAAGGGAAATGGTGAGCGCTGGGCGCTCAATAAGGTATCTAACATCCGACACGGTCGTCCAATATATTAGTGAGCGAGGGCTCTATCTAGGAGAAAATTCGAATGACAACAGCAGATAAGTTGCAAGGAATAATAACTGCAGCAGAGGAAGGCAAAGCCGAACTCATCGAGACAATCGATATTCAAGAAAAAACACATTTAGCGGACTATTTTGTGTTGTGCAGCGGCAACTCCGATGTACACATCAGGGCAATTTCCGACCGTATACAAGATGCCTTGGGTGATACCGGTATAAAAAGCAAACGCATTGAAGGCTATACTCAAGCCGTGTGGATATTGCTTGACTATGGGGATGTTGTGGTGCACATTATGCGCGAAGAAGAGCGCGAACGTTATAAGTTAGAAGAATTATGGAAGAGCACACCTAAATTAGAACAAAAGCGATCGGAGGAGGAGGCTGGTTAGGGATGGACGATTCAACTCTAAAGCCGGTGGATCCGGAGGAGATCGAGCGCATCTTGCGCAACGTGCATATTCTTCAAAACCGAGGGAAAAGCGCGGAAGCAATCGCTCACCTGAAAGATCTTGTTGAGCAGTACCCCGAAGAACCTGCCTTTTGGGAAGTTTATGGCGATCTGCTCGCTGATGTGGAGCAATTTGAGGAAGCGAAGGATGCGTATTTCAAGTCCAAGGAGATCAAAAAACCGCGTCTGAATGCCGAAAGAAAGTACGCCGATATGGTGTATCGTATTTCGATGAAAGATATGCCGCTTCTCAGTGAAGACCCGCCCGCAAACCCCTCCGCTGCGTTGATGCTGTCGCTGCTTGCGCCCGGCGCCGGACAGTATTATAATAAACAAGTTACGAAAGCGATCGTTTTGTTCGCAATATGGGTGG
Proteins encoded in this region:
- the rsfS gene encoding ribosome silencing factor; the protein is MTTADKLQGIITAAEEGKAELIETIDIQEKTHLADYFVLCSGNSDVHIRAISDRIQDALGDTGIKSKRIEGYTQAVWILLDYGDVVVHIMREEERERYKLEELWKSTPKLEQKRSEEEAG
- the nadD gene encoding nicotinate-nucleotide adenylyltransferase, which gives rise to MIRLGLQGGTFDPIHFGHLRLAEEARQTFGLDKIIFIPARISPLKRDEHPVDVEERVLMTKLAIAGNPFYELSRIEVDREGPSFTVDTLQALHALHPHSELFFMMGADAAIQLPNWREPETILKLAKVVVSRRPGVSRVDLERQLPKSYLSQIEWLDMLPIDISSSAIREMVSAGRSIRYLTSDTVVQYISERGLYLGENSNDNSR
- the cgtA gene encoding Obg family GTPase CgtA: MLKTLPLAVDTEEAIEVITAKRTVASQWSVKEVEPHVFLVEGKGIERMVAMTDMSNEEAVLYLHKRLDKLGVIEALSNAGIGEGDTVRIGGTEFNFVEGL